In Lates calcarifer isolate ASB-BC8 linkage group LG21, TLL_Latcal_v3, whole genome shotgun sequence, a single window of DNA contains:
- the glb1l2 gene encoding beta-galactosidase-1-like protein 2, whose translation MSRLEGLRANSSQFTLEGEPFRILGGSIHYFRVPRAYWEDRLLKMKACGLNTLTTYVPWNLHEPERGTFNFQDQLDLRAYVSLAAEMGLWVILRPGPYICTEWDLGGLPSWLLQDKDMQLRTTYPGFVDAVNLYFDKLVSVIKPLMFEEGGPVIAVQVENEYGSYAKDEKYMPFIKNCLQSRGINELLLTSDNWEGLRYGGVEGVLKTINLQRLSFGAIQHLADMQPQKPLMVMEYWSGWFDVWGDHHHVFHAEDMLAVVSEILERGVSINLYMFHGGTNFGFMNGAMDFGTYKPQVTSYDYDAPLSEAGDCTPKYQLLRNLFSQYHSEPLPEVPSPQERRAYDPVVIQQHLSLWDSLHFTEKPHRSDRPVNMENLPVSNNSGQSHGYTLYETTISSGGTLNSRNNIRDRALVFVDRQCVGSLDYKTHELTLPDGKGHRMLSLLVENCGRVNYGKALDEQRKGIVGDILLNHTPLRGFNIFSLDMKPGFMKRLLNSGYWKSDLKSPSIPGFFQAKLYVDGPPRDTFIRLPGWGKGAVFVNGQNLGRHWFIGPQHFLYLPAPWLRSGENQIIVFEEQKADDKILFAENPDHGKTIDVYKLPFCTLL comes from the exons ATGAGCCGCTTGGAGGGTCTGAGGGCCAACTCGTCTCAGTTCACTCTGGAGGGAGAGCCTTTCCGCATCCTGGGAGGCTCCATCCATTACTTCCGTGTCCCCAGAGCTTACTGGGAGGACCGGCTGCTGAAGATGAAGGCCTGTGGCCTCAATACTCTCACAAC ATATGTGCCATGGAACCTGCATGAGCCTGAGAGAGGAACATTCAACTTTCAAGATCAGTTGGACCTCAG GGCCTATGTCAGTTTAGCCGCAGAAATGGGTCTCTGGGTCATCTTACGTCCTGGACCTTACATCTGCACTGAATGGGACTTGGGCGGGTTGCCTAG CTGGCTGTTACAAGATAAAGACATGCAGTTGAGGACTACTTATCCTGGATTTGTAGATGCTGTCAACCTCTACTTTGACAAACTTGTCTCTGTTATTAAACCTCTGATG TTTGAAGAAGGAGGCCCGGTCATCGCAGTGCAAGTTGAAAATGAATATGGATCCTATGCAAAAGACGAGAAATACATGCCATTTATAAAGAAT TGTCTCCAGTCCAGAGGGATCAATGAGCTCCTGCTGACTTCAGACAACTGGGAGGGCTTGAGATatggaggagtggagggag TTCTTAAAACAATAAACCTTCAGAGACTGTCATTCGGGGCGATCCAGCACTTGGCTGACATGCAG CCCCAGAAACCTCTGATGGTGATGGAGTACTGGTCTGGGTGGTTTGATGTCTGGGGAGACCATCACCATGTGTTCCATGCTGAAG ACATGTTAGCTGTGGTGTCAGAGATCCTGGAGAGAGGTGTTTCCATCAATCTGTACATGTTTCATGGTGGAACCAACTTTGGCTTCATGAATGGAGCAATGGACTTTGGCACCTACAAACCTCAGGTCACCAGCTATG ATTATGATGCTCCGTTATCTGAGGCTGGAGACTGCACCCCAAAATATCAACTGTTGAGGAATTTATTCAGCCAATACCACT CTGAGCCTCTTCCTGAGGTGCCCTCTCCGCAGGAGAGGAGAGCATATGACCCTGTCGTCATCCAGCAGCACCTGTCACTATGGGACAGCCTGCACTTCACTGAAAAG CCACACAGGTCAGATAGGCCGGTGAACATGGAGAACCTACCTGTCAGCAATAACAGTGGTCAGTCACATGGTTACACGCTGTATGAAACCACCATCAGCAGTGGAGGAACCCTCAACTCCAGGAACAACATCAGAGACAGAGCACTG GTTTTTGTAGACAGACAATGTGTGGGTAGTTTGGACTACAAGACTCACGAGCTGACACTCCCTGATGGAAAG GGACACAGGATGTTGAGTTTACTTGTGGAGAACTGTGGAAGAGTGAACTACGGGAAAGCTCTGGATGAACAGCGCAAAG GTATTGTGGGAGACATTCTGTTGAATCACACCCCTCTGAGAGGATTTAACATCTTCTCTTTAGATATGAAGCCAGGCTTTATGAAAAG ATTATTAAATTCAGGGTACTGGAAGTCTGACCTCAAGTCGCCTTCCATTCCAGGGTTTTTCCAGGCCAAACTCTATGTGGATGGGCCTCCCAGAGACACCTTCATCAGACTCCCT GGCTGGGGTAAAGGAGCTGTGTTCGTCAATGGCCAGAACCTTGGACGCCACTGGTTCATTGGTCCTCAGCATTTCCTTTACCTCCCAGCACCATGGCTCAGAAGTGGAGAGAATCAG ATCATTGTTTTCGAGGAACAAAAAGCGGATGACAAAATACTGTTTGCTGAAAATCCTGATCATGGAAAGACAATTGATGTTTACAAGCTCCCATTTTGCACACTGCTGTGA
- the ilvbl gene encoding 2-hydroxyacyl-CoA lyase 2: MESFGAIGAVLGCSAGIVVCGLVCAAYRLGLFYQLFHKTETKSPRHGGESVAEVLRAHGVKYVFTLVGGHISPILVACEKVGIRIVDTRHEATAVFAADAVARLSGTVGVAAVTAGPGLTNTVTAVKNAQMAESPLLLIGGAAGTLLQGRGALQDIDQMSLFKPLCKFCASIRTIREIVPTVRKALAIAQSGTPGPVFIEFPIDTLYPFHLVSKEFGVKNPPKGLMGKIVTWYLNNHLMNLFAGAWETRDVSPLPVNIPQATDDQVQRCIELVSRAKKPVILLGSQATLPPTPVNDVRKALEDLGIPCFLGGMSRGMLGKDSPIHIRQNRRDALKEADVVVLAGTVCDFRLSYGRVLNRRSKVIAVNRDKTQLLKNSDMFWKPTIAIQGDAGSFLVRLSKGLKGHRCPEEWPQSLKVGDVTKENTNRAKADEKTEHHLNPLKVLHCVDELMSEDSIIVADGGDFVGSAAYIMRPRGPMRWLDPGAFGTLGVGGGFALGAKLCRPESEVWIVYGDGSLGYSVAEFDTFTRHKTPVIAVVGNDACWSQISREQVPILGSNVACGLAFTDYHTVADGYGGKGYLIRREDEDRLSDIIGQAQRETKEGKATLLNVLIGKTNFREGSISV, translated from the exons ATGGAGTCATTTGGAGCCATTGGAGCCGTTCTTGGATGCTCTGCGGGCATTGTGGTGTGTGGGCTTGTGTGTGCAGCCTACAGACTTGGCTTATTCTACCAGTTGTTTCACAAG ACTGAAACAAAGAGTCCTCGACATGGTGGCGAGAGCGTGGCAGAGGTCCTCCGCGCCCATGGGGTCAAGTACGTTTTCACTCTTGTGGGTGGACACATCTCACCTATCCTGGTGGCTTGCGAGAAGGTGGGCATCCGCATTGTGGACACCAGACACGAGGCCACTGCTGTCTTCGCTGCTGATGCTGTAGCAAGACTCTCAG GTACTGTTGGTGTAGCAGCGGTGACTGCTGGCCCAGGCCTCACtaacacagtgacagcagtgaaGAATGCTCAGATGGCTGAATCTCCACTGCTTCTCATTGGGGGAGCTGCTGGTACACTACTTCAG GGAAGAGGAGCGTTACAAGATATTGACCAGATGTCTCTTTTCAAGCCGCTGTGTAAGTTCTGTGCCTCCATCAGAACTATCAGAGAGATCGTGCCTACGGTCAGGAAGGCTCTGGCCATCGCCCAGTCTGGAACCCCTGGTCCTGTTTTCATAGAGTTCCCCATCGACACACTCTACCCCTTCCACCTGGTATCCAAAGAGTTTGGGGTTAAGAACCCTCCCAAAGGCCTAATGGGAAAAATCGTCACATG GTACCTCAACAACCACCTCATGAACCTGTTTGCTGGAGCCTGGGAGACCAGAGATGTGTCTCCGCTCCCAGTCAACATCCCACAGGCCACAGATGATCAG GTACAAAGGTGCATAGAGCTGGTGAGTCGAGCCAAGAAACCTGTTATTCTGCTGGGCAGCCAAGCAACACTACCCCCAACACCAGTCAATGACGTCAG GAAGGCATTGGAGGACCTGGGCATCCCCTGCTTCCTAGGGGGCATGTCTCGTGGCATGCTGGGTAAAGACAGTCCCATCCACATCAGACAGAACAGGAGAGATGCTCTGAAGGAAGCTGATGTGGTGGTCTTAGCAG gCACTGTGTGTGATTTCCGCCTGAGCTACGGCAGGGTTCTCAACAGACGAAGCAAGGTCATCGCTGTTAACAGGGACAAGACACAGCTGCTGAAAAACTCAGATATGTTCTGGAAACCAACCATAGCAATTCAGG GTGACGCTGGTTCATTCTTAGTGCGGCTTTCCAAGGGCCTGAAGGGCCACCGCTGTCCAGAGGAATGGCCTCAGAGTCTTAAAGTAGGAGATGTTACCAAAGAAAATACAAACCG GGCTAAAGCTGATGAAAAGACAGAACACCATCTAAATCCATTGAAAGTCCTCCACTGTGTGGATGAGCTGATGTCAGAGGACAGCATCATTGTTGCTGATGGGGGTGATTTTGTTGGAAGTGCTGCTTACATAATGAGGCCAAGAGGACCAATGCGCTGGCTCGATCCAG GAGCCTTTGGGACCCTGGGAGTTGGAGGAGGATTTGCCCTGGGTGCAAAACTGTGCCGGCCTGAATCTGAG GTGTGGATAGTGTATGGTGATGGCTCCTTAGGATACAGTGTTGCAGAGTTTGACACGTTCACTAGACACAAG ACACCAGTTATAGCTGTGGTGGGAAATGATGCATGTTGGAGTCAGATCTCCAGAGAGCAGGTTCCCATCCTTGGCAGTAATGTGGCGTGTGGCCTTGCATTTACAG ACTATCACACAGTGGCTGATGGTTATGGTGGTAAGGGCTACCTTATAAGGCGTGAGGACGAGGACAGGCTAAGCGACATCATCGGACAGGCTCAGAGGGAGACAAAGGAGGGCAAGGCTACACTCCTCAATGTTCTTATAGGGAAGACCAACTTTAGAGAGGGCTCTATCTCTGTTTAG